A DNA window from Trypanosoma brucei brucei TREU927 chromosome 11 chr11_scaffold01 genomic scaffold, whole genome shotgun sequence contains the following coding sequences:
- a CDS encoding proteasome subunit beta 3 (curated by J. Mottram) — translation MSILTYSGGSCLAMAGKECFVVISDNRLGEQLKTISMEVPKLYVINDGIVMGLTGLRTDQQTFAQKVNFRTEMYKLREERDINGKAFAALVSSMLYEARFGPWFVEPVIGTIDRKTGEVYLCATDLIGAPCEPEDYVCAGTCAESLHGMCEALWRPGLEPEELFEVAAQAMLSACDRDSLSGYGAVAAIVTKDKLVTRLIKGRKD, via the coding sequence ATGTCCATTCTCACGTACAGCGGTGGCTCCTGCTTAGCCATGGCTGGCAAGGAGTGCTTTGTGGTGATTTCGGACAATCGCCTTGGTGAGCAACTTAAAACGATTTCTATGGAGGTTCCGAAGCTATACGTCATCAACGATGGGATTGTTATGGGACTCACGGGGCTCCGAACAGACCAGCAAACCTTCGCTCAGAAAGTTAACTTCCGGACCGAAATGTACAAACTCCGTGAGGAGCGGGACATTAACGGTAAGGCTTTCGCAGCTTTAGTGTCCTCTATGCTCTATGAGGCTCGGTTCGGCCCATGGTTCGTGGAGCCTGTGATTGGCACCATCGACCGCAAAACCGGTGAAGTATATCTCTGCGCTACGGATCTCATCGGTGCCCCGTGCGAGCCAGAGGACTACGTCTGCGCTGGCACCTGCGCTGAGAGTCTTCACGGTATGTGTGAGGCACTCTGGCGGCCTGGGCTTGAACCGGAGGAATTGTTTGAAGTTGCTGCGCAAGCAATGCTTTCTGCATGCGATAGGGATTCCCTCTCAGGTTACGGTGCGGTGGCTGCAATTGTAACAAAGGACAAATTGGTAACACGTCTCATCAAGGGTCGCAAAGACTAG
- a CDS encoding DNA-direcetd RNA polymerase II subunit 9, producing MESTLTQLDDAPMIFCERCNNLLYPESGKEDRVMRWRCNYCKTSEIHDENKLVYILNLKVKTSTVEELELLAEFANDPTAQRDTTKQCPRCAMNEVTCFVNPLGQPHEDMTLYFACANQGCRHVWKSSDHQDN from the coding sequence ATGGAGTCCACTTTGACGCAGTTAGATGATGCACCAATGATCTTTTGCGAGCGCTGTAACAATCTGCTCTATCCAGAGAGTGGCAAGGAGGACAGGGTTATGCGATGGCGCTGTAACTACTGCAAAACGTCTGAGATACACGACGAAAATAAACTCGTATACATTTTAAACCTGAAGGTTAAGACGAGTACTGTAGAAGAACTGGAACTGTTGGCCGAGTTTGCGAATGATCCCACGGCTCAGCGTGACACCACGAAGCAGTGCCCTCGATGTGCGATGAACGAAGTCACATGCTTCGTGAACCCCCTTGGACAGCCTCATGAGGATATGACACTCTACTTCGCCTGCGCCAATCAGGGGTGCCGTCACGTATGGAAGAGCAGCGACCATCAAGACAATTAA
- a CDS encoding pantothenate kinase subunit, putative produces MISSSQGGPKPRGGAKRGVAELRGIAVATATNAQLRVLSYNFNILPRGCGGFQRERISSFLETVDQYDVIMLQEVYAASVLPYFLQNRMCFQKMLVDELVLRGFQHYAISKQPSYTTMLRNNVFSDNGLIIASRFPIGQRGSYTFRSHERAVQSVRRGCLFAEVKVPLTSGGEESIIFFNVHLRQEDSDDVTSEHVKETRQFAASVIRNMCSNPEDVAQIPFVLAGDFDVNGINLHNVGQPTKKYEDLLGELQALGSGVREAVFDAQHRHPPTRPTELFFPTQSKLVRNSFSPQRQDYFFVSHTVAVKNPDIHKFVSDSQQPYTYLSDHFGVSAVLAIPQTSKQRHKRWMPLTESNAPESEETVNEHSNPIFSIIVEIIVLCTVSWAAFCFSWVALLFSLLVGVLVWYCLSPIHELRSERKFTRVGNSNAHGGEGCVSDLPREYESLKHANSVGEMWRRAVSLHSAQRCLGQKNDAGVPEWLTFVSVDARAQELASGLAALGVGPGDVIGVDCDASVDSTVLELACATYGIATLALVGKGSTIRNLIDEYDIKVVFAARNAVGAILTCRSRSLETLVCMHSSHDSTDCMVARDVCITLISYNEVFSKGRSQPVLLRPVCDDTTLYTMVVDPSTSNGNLKVVRVTHADALRAIRTLVGTAVLPNTQHKHLLVHYTPFAMLFNRLFVLGLFAHGSAVATTPVAACARAFATIQPTIVVATPSLFSTSAVQLRRRNERYWPIFSWIFEQIYHLRLFLINTHNRDSLILRTIFFRGTQHLFGGNVEKIVVCSSEESLSDTLAEHIVVCYTPCLREVFFLPSEGVFCVDGVPAPNIHVHLEPFDEPSKEAKIGSLVLSCEGRKERTLPIAAMWTGTRTLRLIGPPDGVLLPVRSEYVLAASLERVFSQSRYVNDVFLYAEPSRPIIAIISPNRDTVDFEWRQSREGEVAGEDNLLSNWAKFASFASDLLTADFQVIAKRNALHESNVPSYVHIHPHAFKKHDSFLTPYGGIRRNSLKSYFKVVIEGFYNDATPTALPTPGQIIESDEEGQAYERDQKPFSLNTPISIDVGGTFAKLVYVQPPGDFKVPHYVVKEAAVLAEGFNVRMLDLLDNAEGMKRLLNDDPFSTVGTLQFAKMSSKCIPDFMSYIVESQMLSYYTKEYRNTLRVTGGGAFKYAALAKKMDLNFSVMREMSAVVHGLGVVIGRAPETIFTVDPATGERHPHRLKSPPGEPFSPYPCLLVNIGSGISIIKCLGPDGSHVRIGGSPMGGATFWGLVRTMTAVTSWEEITETMRLDGPGDNRNVDLLVGDIYGYNAKDLPPMLSVDTVASTFGKLGTERFYESQGNVDRLYASSSEDLSGAVSSSPDSNPTLHDAVAPTLASHGKTSEIDIVRSLLNMISSNVTQLAYLHSRVQDVHNIFFAGGFVRNNPIVWSHISSFMAYWSKGECHAHFLGHDSHLGALGAATNTEEHVS; encoded by the coding sequence ATGATCTCCTCCAGTCAAGGGGGGCCCAAACCCCGAGGAGGCGCGAAGCGGGGTGTTGCTGAACTGCGAGGAATTGCGGTCGCCACAGCCACAAATGCGCAACTTCGCGTGTTGAGTTATAACTTTAACATCCTCCCCAGGGGTTGTGGCGGCTTTCAACGGGAACGCATCAGCTCGTTTCTTGAGACTGTCGACCAATATGATGTGATAATGCTGCAGGAGGTCTATGCAGCCAGTGTGTTGCCTTACTTTCTGCAGAACCGCATGTGCTTTCAGAAGATGCTGGTGGACGAGCTGGTGCTTCGTGGTTTTCAGCACTACGCCATATCGAAGCAGCCATCGTACACTACTATGTTGCGCAATAATGTTTTCTCAGACAATGGACTTATCATTGCATCGCGGTTTCCAATAGGCCAGCGAGGGTCGTACACGTTCCGCAGCCACGAGCGTGCGGTGCAGTCTGTTCGACGAGGTTGCCTGTTTGCCGAGGTGAAGGTGCCCTTGACCAGTGGTGGGGAGGAGTCAATAATTTTCTTTAATGTACATCTTCGACAGGAGGATAGCGATGACGTAACCTCAGAGCACGTAAAGGAAACACGCCAGTTTGCTGCCTCCGTCATTCGAAACATGTGCTCAAACCCTGAAGATGTGGCACAaattccctttgttttggcTGGAGACTTTGATGTTAACGGTATCAATTTACACAACGTTGGTCAACCCACAAAAAAGTATGAGGATCTTTTGGGCGAACTGCAGGCTCTCGGGTCTGGTGTACGTGAGGCCGTGTTTGATGCCCAGCACCGCCATCCGCCAACAAGACCAACGGAGTTGTTCTTCCCGACACAATCAAAGTTGGTTCGCAATTCCTTTTCGCCCCAAAGGCAAGACTACTTCTTCGTCTCGCACACCGTTGCCGTTAAGAATCCGGATATCCACAAGTTTGTTTCAGACAGCCAGCAGCCGTATACATACCTCTCCGATCATTTTGGCGTCTCCGCCGTACTTGCAATCCCCCAAACGTCGAAGCAAAGACACAAAAGATGGATGCCGCTCACTGAGTCAAATGCACCAGAATCCGAAGAAACGGTTAACGAACACTCAAACCCCATATTCAGTATCATAGTGGAGATCATCGTTCTATGTACCGTGTCGTGGGCGGCGTTCTGTTTTAGCTGGGTTGCGCTTTTGTTCTCCCTGCTTGTGGGTGTGCTTGTTTGGTACTGCCTTTCTCCTATCCATGAGCTTAGGAGCGAACGGAAATTCACGCGGGTGGGGAACAGCAATGCACATGGAGGGGAAGGTTGTGTGTCGGATCTGCCGCGAGAGTACGAGAGTCTGAAACATGCCAACAGTGTTGGTGAAATGTGGAGGCGGGCCGTGTCTCTCCACTCAGCGCAGAGGTGCCTCGGACAAAAGAACGATGCCGGTGTGCCCGAGTGGCTCACATTTGTGTCTGTCGATGCGCGGGCTCAAGAGTTGGCCTCCGGTCTCGCTGCTCTTGGTGTTGGCCCCGGTGATGTCATCGGTGTAGACTGTGATGCCAGTGTTGATTCAACTGTTCTTGAACTGGCTTGCGCTACATACGGAATCGCAACGTTGGCTTTGGTGGGAAAGGGCTCTACAATTAGGAATCTCATTGATGAATATGATATTAAGGTAGTTTTTGCTGCCCGCAATGCCGTTGGGGCGATATTGACTTGCCGATCACGATCTTTAGAGACGCTGGTGTGTATGCATTCTTCCCACGATAGTACAGACTGCATGGTTGCACGCGATGTTTGCATAACGCTTATTTCGTACAACGAAGTCTTCAGTAAAGGGCGATCACAACCTGTCTTGTTGCGGCCCGTGTGCGATGACACCACCCTTTACACTATGGTGGTTGATCCTTCGACCTCCAATGGCAATCTCAAAGTTGTTCGGGTGACCCACGCAGATGCCCTTCGTGCTATTCGCACGCTTGTTGGCACTGCCGTGCTCCCAAATACTCAGCATAAACACCTACTCGTACATTACACTCCCTTCGCGATGCTGTTCAACCGTTTGTTTGTACTGGGGCTCTTTGCTCACGGCAGTGCTGTGGCAACGACGCCGGTGGCGGCATGTGCGAGAGCGTTTGCCACGATACAACCCACCATCGTGGTAGCAACACCCTCGTTGTTTTCAACGAGTGCTGTCCAGTTGCGACGCAGGAACGAGCGTTATTGGCCCATCTTCTCATGGATCTTCGAGCAGATTTACCATCTCCGGCTTTTTCTCATCAATACCCACAACCGAGATTCACTAATATTGCGAACAATCTTCTTCCGCGGGACACAGCACCTTTTTGGTGGGAATGTCGAAAAAATCGTTGTGTGCTCTTCTGAAGAAAGCTTATCCGACACACTAGCAGAGCACATCGTTGTTTGTTACACCCCGTGCTTGCGGGAGGTATTTTTTCTGCCCTCTGAGGGAGTTTTTTGTGTGGATGGGGTTCCAGCACCCAACATTCACGTGCACCTTGAGCCGTTCGACGAACCCTCAAAAGAGGCGAAAATCGGAAGCCTGGTACTCAGTTGCGAGGGCAGAAAGGAGCGAACCCTTCCCATAGCGGCGATGTGGACTGGTACTCGAACGCTTCGACTCATCGGACCTCCCGACGGCGTTTTGTTACCTGTAAGATCCGAGTACGTGCTGGCGGCGTCTTTGGAGCGTGTATTTTCCCAATCACGCTACGTCAACGACGTTTTTCTGTATGCCGAGCCGTCGCGCCCCATTATTGCCATCATTTCACCCAATCGTGATACCGTTGATTTCGAGTGGAGGCAAAGCCGGGAAGGGGAGGTCGCCGGTGAAGATAATCTGCTATCGAACTGGGCGAAGTTCGCCAGCTTTGCATCCGATCTTCTCACGGCAGACTTCCAAGTGATTGCAAAGAGGAACGCACTGCACGAGTCGAATGTCCCTTCATATGTGCACATCCACCCCCATGCGTTTAAGAAGCATGACAGTTTTTTGACCCCGTATGGGGGAATCCGTCGGAATTCACTGAAATCGTACTTCAAGGTTGTTATCGAAGGGTTTTACAACGACGCAACCCCGACCGCCCTCCCAACACCAGGTCAAATAATCGAAAGCGACGAGGAGGGACAAGCCTATGAGAGGGATCAGAAGCCGTTTTCACTTAATACGCCAATCTCGATTGATGTTGGGGGAACATTCGCGAAACTTGTTTATGTGCAACCCCCCGGTGATTTCAAAGTACCTCACTATGTGGTGAAGGAGGCCGCGGTACTCGCTGAGGGGTTTAATGTACGAATGCTTGACCTCCTCGATAATGCAGAGGGTATGAAGAGGTTGCTCAATGATGACCCGTTCTCCACGGTTGGTACGCTGCAGTTTGCCAAGATGTCATCGAAGTGTATTCCTGACTTTATGTCGTATATAGTTGAAAGCCAAATGTTAAGTTACTACACCAAGGAATACCGCAATACTCTGCGCGTCACAGGTGGTGGAGCCTTTAAGTACGCTGCTCTCGCCAAAAAGATGGATTTGAATTTTTCTGTGATGAGGGAGATGAGTGCAGTTGTACATGGCCTCGGTGTTGTTATAGGAAGGGCCCCGGAGACCATCTTTACTGTGGACCCGGCCACTGGTGAACGCCATCCACACCGCTTGAAGAGCCCCCCTGGAGAGCCGTTTTCCCCTTATCCGTGCTTGCTTGTGAATATTGGCTCAGGCATTTCCATAATCAAGTGTCTTGGTCCCGATGGGTCGCACGTGCGTATCGGAGGAAGTCCAATGGGTGGAGCGACATTTTGGGGTCTTGTGCGCACCATGACAGCCGTTACGTCGTGGGAGGAAATAACTGAGACGATGCGGCTCGACGGGCCGGGTGACAACAGAAATGTGGATCTTCTTGTTGGTGATATTTACGGCTACAATGCGAAGGATCTCCCTCCCATGCTTTCAGTAGACACGGTTGCCAGCACGTTTGGTAAGCTTGGCACTGAACGCTTTTATGAATCACAGGGTAATGTGGACAGGTTGTACGCGTCGTCCAGCGAAGACCTGAGCGGTGCAGTTTCGTCTTCCCCTGATTCGAACCCAACGCTGCACGACGCGGTCGCCCCAACGTTGGCGTCACATGGAAAGACATCGGAGATCGACATTGTGAGGTCCTTGTTGAACATGATATCGAGCAATGTCACTCAACTTGCCTACCTTCATAGCCGCGTGCAGGATGTACACAACATCTTTTTTGCCGGTGGCTTTGTCCGCAACAATCCCATTGTTTGGAGCCATATCAGTTCCTTTATGGCGTACTGGTCAAAAGGTGAGTGCCATGCACATTTCTTGGGGCATGACAGTCACCTCGGAGCCCTGGGCGCGGCGACAAACACAGAGGAACATGTGTCCTGA
- a CDS encoding phosphatase, with product MSRLLSPSVALSVENGFADIGEFCASSPDTSSSVSESLASAELPQLHQQHKLGGVDLNEVADELEEELVLCLSTGYCNLSQMGFVTTPANIPYESLVTLLLSGNQIKEISESLFTNGNFQFLCKLDLSSNCLESVPKSLFKLMKLEVLLLDHNNITRLPVSVDEQIGSQLLPALQRIGLEFNDLSRFPIELFKHCPSLEAVYLSQNLRMLNEPVSVKQLLQAAAVESSKENHRVLLKVDNKPVFVQQMYDEKWDEVLPWLDVELHKIYPDKVLSFLYLGSLRTAQTPLVYRDLDIGFILSAGRNMTVHVESGMRHLVLPIDDHPGEKLRPIFDMAFNFIDDAREEGKGVLLHCFAGLSRSVTIAVAYLMSRYNYKRDEAIEMIRRVRPSSQPNSGFMDILAQYEQELNNQKHHM from the coding sequence ATGAGCCGGTTGTTGTCTCCATCTGTCGCTCTGAGCGTAGAAAATGGTTTTGCTGATATTGGAGAATTCTGCGCCTCGTCACCTGATACTTCCTCATCAGTTTCCGAGTCTCTGGCATCGGCAGAACTTCCTCAGTTACATCAACAGCATAAACTGGGTGGGGTGGATTTGAATGAAGTTGCTGATGAGCTTGAAGAAGAACTTGTTCTTTGCCTAAGCACCGGTTACTGCAACCTTTCACAGATGGGCTTTGTTACTACTCCCGCCAACATTCCATATGAGTCCTTGGTTACCTTGTTACTATCGGGGAACCAAATTAAGGAAATATCTGAGAGTCTTTTTACAAATGGAAATTTCCAATTCCTCTGCAAGCTTGACTTGAGTTCTAACTGCTTGGAGTCGGTTCCGAAGTCTCTGTTCAAGTTGATGAAACTGGAGGTACTGCTGTTGGACCACAACAACATAACGAGGCTGCCGGTTTCTGTTGATGAACAAATTGGCAGTCAGCTTCTGCCAGCGCTTCAACGTATCGGTCTCGAATTCAACGACCTCAGTAGATTCCCTATTGAGCTCTTTAAGCATTGTCCCTCTCTGGAGGCAGTTTATCTGAGCCAGAATCTACGTATGCTAAACGAACCAGTTTCTGTGAAACAGCTCCTTCAAGCTGCAGCTGTGGAATCCAGTAAAGAGAACCACCGCGTTCTCCTTAAGGTGGACAACAAACCAGTTTTTGTTCAGCAAATGTACGACGAGAAGTGGGACGAGGTGCTCCCATGGTTGGACGTGGAGCTACATAAGATATATCCAGACAAGGTTTTGTCCTTTCTTTACCTTGGGTCTCTGCGTACGGCGCAAACTCCGCTCGTCTATCGTGATCTTGATATAGGTTTCATATTGAGTGCCGGCCGGAATATGACAGTTCACGTGGAGTCCGGCATGAGACATCTTGTGCTTCCGATCGATGATCATCCGGGGGAAAAGTTGCGACCCATTTTTGACATGGCATTTAACTTCATTGACGATGCGCgcgaggagggaaaaggggtCCTGCTGCACTGTTTTGCGGGGTTATCCCGCTCTGTCACCATTGCGGTAGCTTATTTGATGAGTCGTTATAACTACAAGCGCGATGAGGCTATAGAGATGATAAGGAGGGTGCGCCCGTCGTCGCAACCGAACTCGGGGTTTATGGACATATTAGCACAGTATGAACAGGAACTAAACAATCAAAAGCATCATATGTAA
- a CDS encoding hypothetical protein, conserved (GPI-Anchor Signal predicted for Tb11.02.5230 by DGPI v2.04, no cleavage site predicted) has protein sequence MSTQLVREVIFSSVVWTAGDFLAQFLDVHIDAARRRAAGEPKSDHPSGKQMIIMVDQQRLGFAAVFGAIVAPGMIHFRGILARVVGSAHGNTLAAFSILTAQQLFATPLMLLFYHNSATMVRGGFTDPSFLSAHETSVIARLRGRYDAMAVERRIAIDILPQTLLASWCVFLPQVLHSYMRGRSLRSRYAACLHIPWLAYVSYVQSTMLL, from the coding sequence ATGTCAACGCAGCTGGTTCGCGAggttattttctcctccgtTGTTTGGACAGCGGGTGATTTTCTCGCTCAGTTTTTAGATGTCCATATCGATGCTGCGCGTCGCCGCGCCGCTGGTGAACCGAAAAGCGATCACCCCTCTGGAAAgcaaatgataataatggtgGATCAACAAAGGTTGGGGTTTGCTGCCGTGTTTGGTGCCATTGTTGCGCCTGGGATGATTCACTTTCGTGGCATATTAGCCCGTGTGGTAGGCTCGGCTCATGGCAATACATTGGCTGCCTTTTCTATTCTCACCGCTCAGCAGTTGTTTGCCACACCGCTCATGTTGCTGTTCTATCACAATAGTGCGACGATGGTTCGCGGCGGATTTACCGATCCAAGCTTTTTATCTGCTCACGAAACCAGCGTGATCGCAAGACTGCGTGGCCGCTACGATGCCATGGCCGTGGAGCGGCGCATTGCGATTGATATTTTGCCCCAAACACTCCTCGCTTCCTGGTGTGTTTTCTTACCTCAGGTACTGCACAGTTATATGCGCGGGAGGTCTCTTAGAAGCCGTTACGCTGCTTGTCTGCACATTCCATGGCTCGCTTATGTATCGTACGTGCAGAGCACGATGTTATTGTGA
- a CDS encoding histone H2B variant, putative, protein MPPTKGGKRPLPLGGKGKGKRPPGQTTKSSSSRKKSGARRGKKQQRWDLYIHRTLRQVYKRGTLSKAAVRVLSSFIEDMYGKIQAEAVHVACINNVKTLTAREIQTSARLLLPPELAKHAMSEGTKAVAKYNASREEAYSKVL, encoded by the coding sequence ATGCCGCCAACTAAAGGAGGAAAGCGTCCGCTCCCACtcggtggaaagggaaagggcaAACGCCCACCCGGTCAGACAACAAAGTCATCAAGCAGCAGGAAGAAGAGTGGCGCTCGTCgcggaaagaaacaacaacgttGGGATTTATACATCCACCGAACTCTCCGTCAAGTTTACAAGCGCGGCACGCTCTCCAAGGCTGCCGTCCGCGTCCTATCATCCTTCATTGAAGACATGTACGGGAAAATTCAGGCTGAGGCGGTTCATGTGGCGTGTATTAACAACGTAAAGACTCTTACTGCTCGTGAAATTCAAACATCCGCGAGGTTGCTTCTTCCACCAGAACTGGCAAAGCACGCCATGAGTGAGGGCACAAAGGCAGTCGCCAAATACAACGCGTCACGCGAGGAGGCGTACTCCAAGGTACTGTAG
- a CDS encoding haloacid dehalogenase hydrolase, putative: protein MPQCGTEKHVSAPPSYTGPFVAVVVDLDGTILDDNHRVSDVTKATLYEVASCGVHIIIATGRPREGVAAIEQELNSYFRCNSRVPGRATSLAEVKGFHLVASNGARIYNTTGELISAESIDNSVVRAIYERVTESNINANSEDSMLVSVHQTGAWWVNNVLPEEWLRRKYGTLPEVRQNLSDFPTDGVGKICLRSFNEGTLRTFQKELDTKYEHYITTVMTSDHCLDIMPKGVSKASALRMVGEILNFEPHRDAIAFGDSLNDRDMLESVAKGCIMKNGKNELKELLPHVEVVGCNEEDGVAHKLREVFLLS from the coding sequence ATGCCCCAATGTGGCACGGAAAAACATGTATCTGCACCTCCTTCTTACACCGGTCCATTTGTTGCCGTTGTCGTGGATCTGGACGGGACGATACTTGACGACAACCACCGTGTAAGTGACGTTACAAAGGCAACTCTTTACGAAGTTGCGTCATGTGGTGTGCACATCATCATTGCCACTGGCCGTCCTCGTGAGGGTGTGGCAGCCATAGAGCAAGAGCTCAATAGTTATTTCCGTTGCAACAGCCGTGTGCCTGGGCGTGCCACTTCTTTGGCAGAGGTTAAGGGATTTCATTTGGTGGCGTCAAATGGCGCGCGGATTTACAACACAACGGGGGAACTCATCTCCGCAGAGAGTATTGATAATAGTGTCGTTCGTGCTATATATGAGCGCGTTACGGAGTCGAATATCAATGCCAACAGTGAAGACTCTATGCTGGTGTCTGTCCACCAGACGGGCGCGTGGTGGGTAAATAACGTACTACCTGAAGAATGGCTGCGGCGTAAGTATGGAACCCTGCCGGAGGTGCGGCAAAACCTCTCGGATTTTCCAACGGATGGTGTTGGAAAAATATGCCTTCGATCCTTTAATGAAGGCACGCTTCGCACGTTCCAAAAGGAGCTAGATACGAAGTACGAGCACTACATAACGACCGTCATGACATCTGATCATTGCTTGGATATTATGCCGAAAGGAGTTTCGAAGGCATCGGCCTTGAGGATGGTTGGGGAAATTTTGAACTTTGAGCCACATCGGGATGCCATTGCATTTGGTGATAGTCTCAACGATAGGGACATGTTAGAGAGTGTGGCTAAAGGGTGTATAATGAAAAATGGGAAGAATGAACTGAAAGAGCTGTTGCCTCATGTGGAGGTAGTTGGTTGCAATGAGGAGGATGGAGTGGCGCATAAGTTACGTGAAGTGTTTCTGCTGAGCTAG
- a CDS encoding glycerol-3-phosphate dehydrogenase, putative, with amino-acid sequence MSRIPEKILCASAGAFVGCIGFSYTNPKWTQRRFNPKNVPPLLYQQTPSREDCLKRMEAFNSPENPMDVIIVGGGSVGAGVALDATTRGMTVGLFEMNDYASGTSSRSTKLIHGGIRYLEKAVFKLDMQQLMLVAEALRERIIMSHQAPHLCRSIPTMIPCYNPIDIAKFWCGVKLYDIIAMWERGTLEYAGYLTPYAALKKFPYLKNGTNNGKILLGAVEYYDGQMNDARLCLSAALTAASYGAATVNYAKVEKMEVVQNKMGEQVVKATVQDRINSNTLTVYGKSVVNAGGPFTARIQKLITDKTSVRMAPSSGTHIIIDRKYCPRDSAMVIPSNDGRVVFSAEWLGGCLVGTTDKGCEVTEDIRPTKSDIKFLLNNVEPYVGKVSEKDVLSAWCGIRPLALPENAEGSDTQNIVREHMVVVDKDNLMVSVVGGKWTTYRKIAQDTVDALYSSLLKGRVECKPCITEELQVIGAHELETVPEEPKISISNKVHKFWRRQYGDRYHVLADMVREDPSLLKPLHPEEPVLAADVVYSAQREHCERVVDFISRRTRLSFLNVEHAKAIIPEVAQIMATTKNWSRARKSEEVAHALAALESFHGQ; translated from the coding sequence atgtcTCGTATTCCTGAGAAGATTCTCTGCGCGTCAGCAGGTGCCTTTGTGGGTTGCATAGGCTTCAGCTACACAAACCCAAAGTGGACACAACGACGTTTCAACCCAAAGAATGTGCCACCTCTTCTCTACCAGCAAACGCCCTCCCGTGAGGACTGCTTGAAGCGGATGGAAGCCTTCAACTCACCTGAAAATCCGATGGATGTAAttattgttggtggtggcTCCGTTGGTGCGGGTGTGGCATTGGATGCCACCACACGCGGCATGACCGTTGGACTTTTTGAAATGAACGACTACGCCAGCGGAACAAGCAGCCGGAGCACCAAGCTCATTCACGGTGGTATCCGTTACCTTGAAAAAGCTGTGTTCAAGCTTGACATGCAACAGCTGATGTTGGTGGCAGAGGCACTAAGGGAACGAATCATCATGTCTCATCAGGCGCCTCACCTCTGCCGCAGCATTCCTACTATGATTCCTTGCTACAATCCAATTGACATCGCCAAGTTTTGGTGTGGCGTGAAACTTTATGACATAATTGCCATGTGGGAACGCGGTACCCTGGAGTATGCTGGGTACCTCACCCCGTACGCCGCCTTGAAGAAGTTCCCGTACCTTAAGAATGGAACCAATAATGGGAAAATACTCCTTGGTGCTGTAGAGTACTATGATGGTCAAATGAATGATGCCCGTCTCTGCCTCTCGGCTGCTCTCACAGCAGCCAGCTATGGCGCCGCAACGGTAAACTACGccaaggtggaaaaaatggaggttgtgcaaaacaaaatgggTGAACAAGTGGTGAAGGCAACCGTCCAAGATAGGATAAATTCCAACACGCTAACTGTGTATGGTAAATCTGTGGTTAACGCCGGTGGACCCTTCACTGCTCGAATTCAGAAGTTGATCACCGACAAGACATCCGTCCGCATGGCACCAAGTTCCGGTACCCATATCATTATTGACAGGAAGTACTGCCCCAGGGATAGTGCAATGGTGATCCCTTCTAACGATGGGCGTGTTGTATTCTCGGCTGAGTGGCTCGGCGGTTGCTTAGTGGGAACCACTGATAAGGGTTGTGAAGTCACTGAGGACATCCGGCCAACGAAGAGCGACATTAAATTTCTTCTTAACAATGTGGAACCTTACGTGGGTAAAGTGTCGGAGAAAGATGTCCTTTCTGCGTGGTGTGGGATTCGCCCGCTCGCGCTCCCGGAgaatgcggaaggcagtgacACACAAAACATCGTCCGTGAGCACATGGTGGTGGTCGACAAGGACAACCTGATGGTGAGTGTTGTGGGCGGTAAATGGACGACATACCGAAAGATTGCTCAAGACACGGTGGATGCCCTTTACTCTTCACTCCTCAAAGGTCGCGTGGAATGCAAACCGTGTATTACGGAGGAGTTGCAGGTTATCGGTGCGCACGAGCTAGAAACAGTCCCGGAGGAGCCAAAGATTTCCATCTCAAACAAGGTTCACAAATTCTGGCGCCGCCAATACGGTGACCGTTATCATGTTTTGGCGGATATGGTGAGGGAGGATCCGTCTCTCCTTAAGCCACTGCACCCGGAGGAGCCTGTTTTGGCTGCTGATGTTGTGTATTCCGCGCAGCGTGAGCATTGTGAGCGCGTCGTGGACTTCATTTCCCGCCGTACGAGGTTGTCATTCCTCAACGTGGAACACGCAAAGGCAATTATTCCAGAGGTTGCGCAAATCATGGCCACGACAAAGAACTGGAGCCGTGCGAGAAAGAGCGAGGAAGTGGCACACGCGCTTGCTGCGCTGGAATCATTTCACGGCCAATAA